Proteins co-encoded in one Thamnophis elegans isolate rThaEle1 chromosome 1, rThaEle1.pri, whole genome shotgun sequence genomic window:
- the LOC116504850 gene encoding olfactory receptor 5V1-like yields the protein MKMANNTGVKDFYLTELSDLPAVHISLFVVILLVYLTTLAGNGAILIATATDAHLQTPMYFFLCNLSLLDVLCPTVTVPKMLHMFLSEDKRISFVGCILQLFFLIYVVGTEIFLLALMAYDRYVAICSPLHYTNIMSMRLCVQLAAGTWLTGFTNSMIHTSMTFTLSFCGPNKVNQYYCDIPPIMALSCSSTYLPELVQLLVAGVLGGGAFLVTLISYIYIISAILRMHSAEGRRKAFSTCGSHLAVVCLFYGTTIATYVRPTSTYSPKKDRIVSMLYGILTPMINPMIYSLRNKEVKRALIKAFNMQKVCLSG from the coding sequence ATGAAAATGGCTAATAACACAGGCGTAAAGGATTTCTACTTGACTGAACTGTCTGATCTCCCTGCAGTGCACATTTCTCTATTTGTGGTGATTCTGCTCGTCTACCTGACCACTCTGGCAGGGAATGGAGCTATCCTTATAGCAACAGCAACAGATGCTCACCTCCAGACTCCCATGTATTTCTTTCTATGCAATTTATCTTTGCTGGATGTCCTTTGTCCAACTGTCACTGTGCCAAAAATGCTCCACATGTTCTTATCAGAGGACAAGAGAATATCATTTGTTGGCTGCATTCTGCAACTCTTCTTTCTGATTTATGTGGTGGGCACTGAAATTTTTTTGCTTGCCCTCATGGCTTATGATCGCTATGTGGCAATATGTAGCCCTCTACACTACACAAATATTATGAGCATGCGACTATGTGTTCAACTGGCAGCTGGGACGTGGCTAACAGGCTTCACAAATTCTATGATTCACACCTCAATGACCTTTACATTATCCTTCTGTGGGCCCAATAAAGTTAATCAATATTACTGTGACATCCCTCCAATTATGGCACTTTCTTGCTCTTCCACATATCTCCCTGAGCTTGTCCAACTCCTTGTGGCTGGCgttttagggggtggtgcttttCTCGTTACTCTGATCTCTTATATCTATATAATTTCAGCTATCTTACGCATGCACTCTGCTGAGGGCAGGAGAAAAGCATTTTCCACTTGTGGTTCCCACTTGGCTGTCGTTTGCCTTTTCTATGGGACAACCATTGCGACTTACGTCCGGCCCACTTCCACTTACTCACCCAAGAAAGACAGAATTGTTTCAATGCTATATGGAATTCTTACTCCCATGATCAACCCAATGATCTACAGCCTGAGAAATAAGGAAGTTAAAAGGGCTTTGATCAAagcatttaatatgcaaaaggTTTGTTTGAGTGGTTGA